The stretch of DNA GCTCGTGTCGATTCTGGTTCCATTCACGTTGACAGGTTCTAACTGCATCAATGAGTACTCGTTCGGTTCAATGATGGGGAGTTTGACTATAATGATTATGTGATTATTTTGTAGCGATACAACTGATCTTACgaatttataaatttcatcttcaaatttaatGACAATATGTTGgctttctaaaaatttcaaaatataatctTTTTCAGCCATACTGAGAATGTTTTTGTTCAAGCTATTAGATTTTGAAAAAGCAATCTGTTCTTCGAGGTCTTCTAAGGTTTTTATCAGGATATCAGTATTCAAAATAAGATTTATGAGTTCCAAGTCTTTTCTAATTATCGTGTCTTGAGATTGTACATGTTCCTTAATTGATCTTATGGTTTTTGAGACTTTATTAATAGTAGCTTGAAGTACATTGTTGATTTTTACTTGTTTTATTTGATTATCTATGATTTTGTTGCTATTAGTTTCAAGCATCTCTAAATTTTGATTGATTAAGTCGAGGTCTTCCTGGTCGGGGTTGCCTGCTATAAATTTTATCACGTTTCCTAAAGCATTAATAAGTCCTCTTTTTGCACGTTTTGGGTAAAATCCTGTCAACTTTTCATATGcctttttaattttaaactggattgtttgttGTAAGTGATCCGTTACATTAAGGTTATTTGCTAATTTTTCGATATAGTTTATATTTTGTCCTATTTCATCTAGGTTAATTTTATGTATTATACGGTCGTATCCTAATTTTATCTTAACCGAGTCTAATTTTAAGGTCAAAAGTCCGTTATTTGTCGATACGTCGTGGTAAAATGTCGCTGAAGTCAGTGGAATGATCctgaaacagaccgaaaagaaaaagaaaaaaaatcattttttgatcctatttttatgaatttttactCCGTAAGTATCTTTAAATGTCAATTCGTTATCGTCCACGACTTTTGAATGGGTCTTTGTCCTTTGTTATTCTCTGATTAACTTTTACGTATACATTTTCTCCTGGTTCTAAAGTTTTTGGCAAGGTTTTTACcttgttttcattttctatcTGCTTTCTGCGTTTTTCCATTAGGACCTTAATGGCAGACTGAATTTTactgtaattttgaaaaatttcttccgcGCTTGTTTCATTATGGTGGTTAAAGACTACTTGCTTTGGCTTAAAGCCGGTCGCTGAGTGAATTGTGTTATTATAAATATCCACaagaatgttaattttgtcgaaGAATTCCATGTCTTTGTATTTCGAATTTAAAGTTCTATATAGTTCAATGAGTGTAGAGTGGAATCGTTCCACTATTCCGTTTGAGTTACTTGAACtcgcaaaatgaatttcaatatcCAAATCCTGCATGAATCCAATGAAGGCGAGCGATGTCAAGCTTGGTTCTTGATCGCAAGTTATCGATTTTGGTTTGCCGAAAATTCTGATGTGCTCTGTGATTGCCCTTTTAAGGTCTACGATAGTCCTTGTTTCAAGAGCGATCACGTTTGCAAATTTGGAAAAAGCGTCTACTATAGTTAGCATTTTTCTTCCactcataaaaaatatatccatGTGAATCCTTTCAAATGTATTTTCTGCGGGGTTAGTTTTTTGAACCAATTTCGGAGGTTTTCTGTCGTACTTACATTTTTTGCAAGTAGGACAGTTATTTATATaaactttcaattttttatcaatttcggGGAAGAAAAATTCTAACAGGATTTGAGCTTTATTCTCTTTGATCCCTCTATGGGCATAGTCGTGAGTTTTGCGCACGATTTCGTCCTGTTCCTCTGGTAGCCTTATGTCCTGGAGTAATACCTGTGAAATAAGGAGCTTGAAGATTTTGTTATGAGAAAAATGTTTGCGATATGTTTCCTGAATTAATTGTGTTAGCATTAAAGGGCAATAGATGCAATTTATACCGTTTGGATtaagtttttctttaaaaatagtTACTATGTCTTGTTCTGTGTAGTTTGGTTTTGAGATTATAAATCTGTCGTATTTTGTGAAGATTTGTTCGTGAGCTTCTATGTCTGTAGGAGAAATTTTAAATATGatctggtttttgaatgaatttgttGGTCTTTCTGTTGTCCAAATATAATGATCGTTGCTGGTGTCTGCTGAATGTACTGTCATGCCGTCGGTGTCGGGTTCGTCTTGATTTTCCTGTATGTCATTGGAGTTTATTTCTGCTGGTTTTATTCTAGACAGGGCGTCGGCTACGACGTTTTCTCTGCCAGGtttataaattatttcaaagTCAAATTCAGTTAAAACTAGTTTCCATCTAATAATTTTTTGGTTTGCACTTGTCATCGAATATATTAATGGTTGATGATCTGTGACAAGCTTAAATCTTCTTCCATACAAGTATGGTCTGAAGTGTTTAACAGCCCATATAATAGCTAATAATTCTTTTTCCGTTGTGCAATAATTTTCTTCCGACTTGTTTAAAGTTCTTGAAGCGTAGGCAATCGGGTGATCTTTCCCTATTTGTCCCTGTGATAATACAGCTCCCACTGCAAAGTCACTAGCATCTGTGGTAAGGATGAATTCTTTTGTAAAATCTGGGTACGCAAGTATTGGATCCATAGTCAAAAGTgctttgcatttttcaaaacattgaatTTTATCTGGAGTAAATTCAAAGCAAGTATCATTTCGCAAGAGTTGCGTTAAAGGTTTCACCATTTTGGCAAAGTCTTTTATGAAACGGCGATAGTAACCTATTGTTCCGAGAAATTGCTTAAGTTCCTTCTCGTTTTTTGGTTTAGGCCAATTTTGAATAACCTCTATTTTGTCGCTGTTTGGCTTTACGCCATCTTTGGTCACGGTATGTCCAAGGAATTGAACTTCCCGTCTGAAAAAATAGCATTTATCTAGTTGTATCTTCAAACAAGCTTCCTTCAGCTTGCGAAGAATTTTACATATGTCTTTGACGTGCTCTCGAAACTCGAACTCGAAAAAATGATGATGTCGTCCATATAAACAAGACAACAAACACCAATGTGATCTCTAAGAACGGCATCCATAACCCTCTGAAAGGTCGCAGGGGCGTTCTTGAGTCCAAAAGGCATCCTTGTGAATTTGTATTTACCCGAGCTCACGGAGAACGCTGTTTTTTCGACGTCTTTTGCGTCTAGCTGAATCTGGTGAAATCCAGAAACTAGATCTAGTGTCGAGAAGTATGTCGCTCTTCCTAATTTATCCAAAATTTCTGTTATATCCGGTATAGGATATTTATCAGAGATGGTTTtctcgttaagttttctgtaatCTATAACGAGTCGAAACTTTTTCACACCTGATAGATCTGCTTTCTTAGGCACTATCCATACAGGTGATGTGTAGGGCGATATGGATTCTTGAATAATCCCGTCCTTCAACATTTTTCTTATTTGAGTTTGTACCTCTGTTTCAAATATTTGTGGATAACGGTATGACTTGGAATGAATCGGTATATTGTCCACAGTTCTAATTCGGTGTTTGATTTGATGTGTAAAGGTTAATTTCTGGTCATCGGAATATAGAATTTCAGAATATTCGCCGATAATGTCATCCAAAGCTTTTCTTTCTTGTTGATTCAACGAATCGTCTAAGATGCTGAATTTATTTCTTGGGCTTTCTATGGGTTTCTCGGCTGTGACAAATTCATCGttatcagattcaaattcattcATGTTTATTTCGATTTGCGATTCTTCATGATTTTTTACTGCAACAAAAGCGGTATTATTACTACTGTGGTAGATCCCTGgtagaattgaaaaatttcccaTATTTCTTTCGCTGCTTATGATGAATACTCCGTCATTGGTGGTTCTGATTTTGAtaaattgttctttttttttcagttaaatttattatttgtttttcgggaaatctttttttcatttgaaaagttttctttcctattctcaaaatatttttgcTTACATCGATTTTGGCATTTAGATCTCTCAACGACTCGTAACCGATGAGACCGTCAAAATAgctatgaaatttaaaaatgaaaaattttaattttttgttaattCGAAACGGATCGAAGGATGCTGATTTGTCGATTGTGTGTGTTCCTTTTATGTTGGTTACCTTAGATAGGGGCTCTGATTTGCAGTTTTCTACGTTTACGTGGGCTGgcgaaatgtaatttttgttcgctcctgtgtcgatcaaaaatttcatttctCCCTTTGAAGTTTGGATTGTAATATATGGCACGAAGTTGTTgtcgtttttcatatttttccttGTGCTTGTTCTACcacgtgaaaatttagctcctcGTCGACAAAATAATCGTCGTCCTCCGAGTTTAAGATTGACTCTTCGAGCTGTTGGGAGGTGTCGTGTTCATCCCCACAATTTTTGCCGTCGTCCCTTTTTTGTCTTTGCCCAGTTTCGTGGTTGTTAACCTCCGTCCGAGATTTTGCTGTTCTCATGGAAACATCGTCGTCTGGTAGCGGCTCTCTATTCTTAAATCTACCGGACCCATTTGACTTTGCAATAGGATAGGATGGTTTCGTATTCGAAGATCCACTGTTGTTAAAATTGTTTGGTTTTTGATTGAACGGGTTGAGGTTCAAGTTGGAATTTTTGTTGGTGCTATCGGATGGTTTAAAGTTGTTTGCTTTGATCGTCTTTTGAtctattgtttgtttgttgagTCTTTGTCTATATGCTGCATTAGAATATTGCATAGTTATGGAGTAAGCGTCCTCAAGGGATTGCGGTCTATAACTCCTAACGTGCATTGATAGCTCGTCATTTAGCCCGTCGATGAATCTTGTTAAAGCCATAAGACTTATTAAACTATTTATAGCTTTAGTGGATGATTTGTAGTCGTCCATCAAAGCTGCTGTCGCCTTAATTGACGTATCAATTTTCTTAACTTGGTTGTAAAACTCAGTTAGAGTCTTCTTTCCCTGGTTAACATAGAAAAGGGATTGAATATGAGATGTAAGATCTCTTCTGTCCCCATAAGAATTTAGGATTATTTCTTTGATTTGTTCCCACTGATTTGGGTTGCCAGCCGCTATTAATATTTCTTTGGCATcgccaataattttatttttaacagcTCTCACTAATTGGCTGTAAATGGGTTCATTTTTGTATGACTGGAAGAGCGCGAGTGTGTTCTCCGCATCTTCTAACCAAGCATGTGTTTCTTTTTTGTTACCCGCAAAAGTGGCCAGATTTTTAATCGGGTCTGGTGTTCGGAACTGTAAGAAGGGATCTTCTGATTTCGATCGCAATCTATGGAGTTCGTCAATCAAAGCGTTTTGATTGCTCGTTAATGTTTTTATATGACCCAACAAACTTTCAACTGTGACTTGTTGTGGGTTCTCCTGAGGTTCTTGTTCAATAATTATTCTCCCGTCCAGCTCTGGTGCTGGCATAAGGTCGGGTGAAATCATAAATTCGCGTTGATCCATTTTACCAATGATAATCTTGCTTATAATTTGCACACACAAGAATGCACTGCTATGATATTCGCTCACACTGCACTGCACCTCGCGGTTTGTGGCTGTTAGTTTCGCTCGCTTTTAAAATTGCTGAACGTTGTATTTTGTGCCGCTTGCCTCCGTGCTTTACTTTTGCTTACGGGGCAGCTGATTTTTGTTGCGAGAGTTATGttacttttttcactttaacaCTCACtaaggaagaaataaaaaaaaatacttacaaGAGGATGATGGTGATCATCTCCTGGAGTTTCTAAGTTGATGATTAGGTTCGATGGTAGTTCCTCGCTTCTGGGCTACGCTAATCGGTGATATTCCCTCACCGGTGGTTTCCCGGTAGTCCAGATGTTTCCAATAAACGTTGCTCGGTCGTGCACTTTACTGCACTTTACTTCCACTTCACTATGACTGCGCCAGTTATGTAGCTTCCGTACGGgaaagcataaaaaataaatttattcacgatTTCACTTATCGCTATAACATCATACTTAGAACTAACTTATATTTTTGCATCGAACCCATTATAAAGACTACAGACTGCTGAGTCTGCGTTCATCCCGGTGGCTTGGTACTTATGCAAGGTGATACCTTGTTTTCCTTTCTGGCGAATTCTCGCGCGCATCGTCGTTAATCTGGCGCGCGTGCAATGGGCCAGGCTCGGTTGCATGTTGTTACTATGGGCTCAAATGAATGTGTGGGAGGGACTTTTCataacgtatatatatatatatatatatatatatatatatatatatatatacaatatatatatatacaggatttttcaactttaaattccgaaagtaaatttaaataaaagtttcatcgaaattcgaattctaagtttggtttatgccattatgtgtgaaatacaacatcattcaaatgtccacctagggcttcctcgcacaccttgatccggaacaggtaattttcgatgacttttcgacaCATATGGggtggtatctcggtcataacttcacgaatgttgtctttcaaatgttcaagagtttgcggagagttggcatagacacggtctttcgcataactccacaaaaaaagtctagcgggttcaaatcgcatgatctggacggtcaattggcatcaccaaaacgcgaaattatgcgtccctcaaatttcgttcgcaatatggccatgttcggtcgtgttgtgtggcacgtggcgccgtcctgctgaaaccacatgtcatccgtatccatatcttcaatttgtggcaaaaaaaatcggttaacttgcggccatagcgctcaccatttacagttaccgtctcgccgtcctcattttcaaagaaatacggcccgatgactacaccccagaccataatgcgcaccaaacagtgacttttggcggatgcaatggcctctccacaatcacgtgtggattttctgagacccatatacggaaattttgggtgtttacatagccaccgagctcggaatgtgcctcatcgctgaagaaaatttgatgcgaaaattcagcgttttactactgaaccgatcaacatgaagaTAGGTATGtacgggtttttggggccggggaaggttttcttgatagtttgagacccctccccctctcttaggggggggggggttggagctgccatacaaatgaaacacaaatttctgcattactcgataattattcaagcaaatgaaaccaagaggttttagagtgcaataaatgtttttacggaggttagatactcctcctctctctcttaggggggcttgCAATACAAATGCCAtggaaatgaaacacacatttctgcataactcgagaactaatcaagaaaatggaaccaaattaggcatatggaggttttagggtgcaataaatgtttcaatgatggttagactctccacccccccctttctaaggggaggGGTTGGGgcttctgccatacaaatgaaacacaaatttctgcattactcgagttttaatcaagcaaatgaaaccaaattagacatattgaggttttagggtgcaataaatgttcctatgatggttagactctcccccccccccctttctaaggggaggGGTTGGGgcttctgccatacaaatgaaacacaaatttctgcattactcgagttttaatcaagcaaatgaaaccaaattaggcatattgaggttttagggtgcaataaatgttcctatgatggttagactctcccccCCACCCTTTCTAAGGGGAGGGGTTGGGgcttctgccatacaaatgaaacacaaatttctgcattactcgagttttaatcaagcaaatgaaaccaaattaggcatattgaggttttagggtgcaataaatgttcctatgatggttagactctcccccCCCCTTCTAAGGGGAGGGGTTGGGgcttctgccatacaaatgaaacacaaatttctgcattactcgagttttaatcaagcaaatgaaaccaaattagacatattgaggttttagggtgcaataaatgttcctatgatggttagactctcccccccccctttctaaggggaggGGTTGGGgcttctgccatacaaatgaaacacaaatttctgcattactcgagttttaatcaagcaaatgaaaccaaattaggcatattgaggttttagggtgcaataaatgttcctatgatggttagactctcccccCCCCTTCTAAGGGGAGAGGTTGGGgcttctgccatacaaatgaaacacaaatttctgaattactcgagaattaatcaagcaaacgaaacaaaatttggcatgtggaggttttaggatgcaataaatgtttatatggtggttagacactcctcccgctctctaagggaggctgccatgcaaacgaaacacaaacttctgcataactcgagaactaatcaagcacaatttgggatgtgagggctttagggtatgagaaatgtttctatgatggtatgacacccctccctcctctggaatggagagagggtcccataaaaatatagcACTTAATtaatataaattaaaaattaataacttaaaataCTTAGCCTACTTGAAACTGTGCATAACTGGAAAGAACGTTCAAGAATGCATTTCTTAAACTTGCCCGAGATAAGTGAAAGTCATAAGACAAGTAGCAAGTAGCAGTAGTAGTTGCCGACATAGATATGCGTGTTTATAATACCCTTAGCTTTCATTTGAAGAATGAGCCAATGTTGAGccaaagaaatgtttctatggtggttagactctccacccccctctctaaggggaggctgccataaaaatgaaacacaaatttctgcattactcaagaatcaagcaaatgaaaccaaatttgacatgtgaaggttttagggtgcaacaaatatttctatggtggttaggcacTTCACTCCCCTCttgagggggggctgccatacaaataaaactcaaatttctgcattactcgggaattaatcaagcaaatgaaaccaaatttggcatgtcaagtttttagggtgcaataaatgtttctatggtggttagacaccccacccccctctctaaaagggggctgccatacaaatgaaacacaaatttctgcattactcgagaattaatcaagcaaatgaaaccaaattaggcatatgaaggtttgaggttgcaataaatgtttttacggtgattagacactccacccccccccccctctgtaagggggagctgccatacaaaattaaacggtgtcgattagaagatcaatcaatgaacagttctgcgattggacccatgaacttactcatagtaagaaaacgtgaatatttaaaggtattgataacaaaaaacaaattttgggcacgacgaagtttgccgggttgtTCAATAAAATCTTCTGATCTTAAAATAGCTCAAAAAGATTACTcctttttttattgttgccaATGAGTGAGGCATTAtttttttgtccaccaatcctaCACATGTTCGTTTTTTAAAACTGTGATCCTTTCGGAACAATTTTACTTTTAGGGTACAGAATTCGTTCTCGTTCTTGTAAATtcgtagaatcctggaaacgcttcgAATACAACgctggaagagagagagagagagaaagagagagagagagagagagagagagagaacagGACTACCACAGAAGCACAAATGAGACACAAATCTGTTCATCATGCTTCACagatacattttgttttgttttcattcataCCACGAGATGAATCTTTAATGATGAAATCATATAATAATActgaaaaagaaagaaattcCAAACGCGGGAAAATCTGTACCAGACTGTacatttgacgaaaatctgtaatctgtaccgtacaaaATCTGcaccaataataacgaaaaaatctgtacctttaaatctgtacgtgtggcaacactggctgGCATATATATGTATGATTtatgtgcggtccctatcccacatcccacaaaaaaatgttttacctGTACTTATTCTAAGATGCTCGACTCAGGATTATTACTGCTTTTGTGGTCATGAAGTTTTCTATAAATAATCTTCAATCAGAATTATTACTATCTGAGTAAAATGTGCACCCCTATACTACATTCTTCTGTCGTAAACTGCCGCAACAAGCGACACCTAGTGGAGAGTAGCCAACTTTTTAAACATGTGTGAAAGCGGTAAATCAAAAATAGAAACATGCTTTTCGCGCGTTAACGCCTACGCATAAGAATTCAAAACactaactattgaaacagtttgcTCATGATATGTCATTCGTTCACTAGCAACTGATGATCTAGATAGTGAAGAAATATAAATTTGAATTGCTCGCCGGCTGATATCAGAATCAGCTCTAGTGGGCGGAAAACGCAGTCAATCAAATCGATCAAATCGTTATGGAGATCAAATTTGTTTGCCGGCTTCGTTAGGTACAACATTGAACTTGAAGTGAGCTGAAGTCGATGTGTTCACGCAACATGCCGCTAAGAACGGTATGCGCAACTGCGGAACTGACTTTAAGGAAGCAGTGATAACGCAAAATAATTCAtaaacattacatttttgttATGAATTCTTTATATCCCCAACTGTAGGCATTATTTTTGCGCGCGCATTAATACGTGTGAATAATTCAATACATACGAATGCAAGTATGACTGTTCTAAAAATAAGTGATTGGGCTGAACATGATGGGCTTCAGATGAGCAGACGAGCTTCAGACATTATACATAAATGATAAAATAATCTTCGCATATGAAAATATTGTTTAATCTGTTTGAGTTTATCGCACGGATTAATTGTTATTTGTTCAAACAACGTATTACTTCCATATTACTTTTTGAAACTATTGCTGCATACGCAAAATAATGTTAATCTTAaggtatttttttagaatttgtaTTTGGAATGGTAAAAAAATAATGCTAAGGATATTTATGCATTCCGGAATTCGAAGGTCATTGGAGCTAGAtcatctagaacaaaaaatattcgaaatttcTTTCGAACTCTCAAACATCAAACAGAGACAAACAAACATCAACAGATTCTATCAATAATGAAAAATGCATTCTCTTTTGTATCAAGAGCATTATCCTGACCGAAACCCCAACTACCTATGTTGAAGGTTAACCTGCTTCTCTATGCAATCGTATTTTGCTTCGTCAGTTATCATCGCGAGATGTAGTTCATCGCTTTGCAAGCTTTGTTCTCATCGGTCagaagaatcagttcaaaactTTATTAAATCCTTTTACTTCCCCACACTAGAACCTCTCCGAGCGCGCAATCTGATACCAGAGCGTGTCTTGCGGGCACCGTTGTGATGTTTTGTCTGATAGCTCCCAGAATGCTTCACGCAACAGTGTGTCGCGCGCGAACTTGGCCGAATAGAACAAGTTAGAATATGATAACGCTAGAAATCCTCTTGCACCGAACTACAGCCACTCAGTAGTGATCAGGCCGTTCTCAGAGGAACAGTTCTAGTAGCTCCAGACCGTTGGGAACTAACATTTTAATATTTCGAAGCATCCTGTACGGTCAGCATGTGGGCTTTGCTAGTGCTTCTGACAGCAGTGATCGTTGTCCTAGCGGTGTATCGAAAATTTGCCCGAACATTGGATGTTTCCAAGCAGTATGGTGGACCTCGAGCTTTACCGATATTGGGGAATGGGTTGTGGTTCCTGAATAAGACACCCGTTGGTAAGTGATGCGGAAAAGCTGGTATGgctaaattgaagaaaaaagttgGTTCTGTACTGTAACATAACCGTCGACCGTTACCAAATGAGGGCGTTTAAGAATTCAAggataaaaatgtgaaataaaaaCAGCACTACCTTTAAAACACCGTATAGAATCAAGAGTGCTTGTGCGgtcaaacaaaaacatattcAGTGAATTTTACGGGTCAATTACCTATTTTTTGTAAGGAGTATGCGAAATGTGTTTATTTGTGTATGTTTATGGTAAAGTTGAGGATGTGTTCAAAAAAGAGCTCGTCTTTACGGATAATTAGTACACGTTCGAGAGTTACAAGTGAAAGGTTGCTCTCAAAACAGAACGTGCGGAATTGAGGTCTTATTCTTAATTAGATCGAATATTACACGTCATTGTTTTGACTTGAGATTAGCCATAAATTGCGTGCTATTGTTATCAATATCAAAACCCAGTATTGATAGTAAATAATTGAAAACAGGCGAAGCAAAATATATaggcgaaagaaaaaatatttccttTTGAGACAAAAAAATTTAGGAAATTCTCCATTCATGACGAGAGTTATATTGATTTGGAAATGAATGAAACTTCTGAAAAATTCACTTTTACTACAGAAAACATGCAGGAAAATTTGTGGAATACACGGAACGGATACTATTAGTGAACACAGAAGTGGGTTGTgtgattttttatattaaagatCGACTTCCTTCTGGCCGGTGAAATTTTGCAACCAAACAAAATGTACTACCGAATGGCCTCACAGAGCTCTACTGTTCACAACTGACTAGATTACACGAAACGATTAAGAAAAATTTACCAGAATTGATCAAAAGAAAATTTAGTTATCTCCCATTATAACAACGCGAAATCTCACATATTTTTCATAACGCGCCAAAAATTGACGGAGCTTGGTTGGGAAGATTTGATCCATCCATCCTATAGCATGGGCATTGCACCGTCTGACTACTATTTGTTTCGATCTCTACAGAACGCTCTTGATAGAAAAATATGGGTCGATAAAAGAGCTGTTACAAAATGCAACAATCGAATTGATTTCCAAAATTATAACTGTATTACAGAGCTAAAATTTCCCTGTAAATACATTTGTTCTTAGTTCATAGTGTTAGGTTGTATTCATTTATGCATTTATGCGTTTGTAAGTTCAGGATTCGTTGCATTCGTTTCCTGAACTATATAGAATAGAACCTCAATAAATGTTCATGCCTGTATACAACcgttccatgtcaaaccgatatatttggtcttagattttcgtgaaaagtggtagatttattctttatcgcaaaatattagacccgtatttttttttatttttcattagggtaccttgttccatttcagggtggtcctaaaatattttttttttcatctttttcctaaaaaagaaaatgaaaaacatgAAGATttcaactactggaccgattcagatggtcgACTTATCAAATCAAAGACAAAAATGCCAACTaatatttttagaaaaatattacacttgcaaaaaaattggattttgttttcgtaattattaattttatttgttttttgttgttttcatgacttcggactagagggcgctatatttttttatattttttttaagttgatttttttttccataacatatccaaaaattagagatgtgattttttgtttttgtttttaagttatgatttgcCAAAGTCAAACGATAGCccgaaaaatcacttttcttccaaaaattcctttttcaaaaaatcataacttttgaactactggaacgattcagataatcgacatgtaaaattgaagccaatgagctagtctttcttgattctagtcgcataaatCTCGTCTAGTagtataggaatattgaacgaagaatgAAAACAAGTtaagtttgaaaaatcattactcaaacccgaaaaaagacacatctttgat from Toxorhynchites rutilus septentrionalis strain SRP chromosome 3, ASM2978413v1, whole genome shotgun sequence encodes:
- the LOC129779255 gene encoding uncharacterized protein LOC129779255, whose amino-acid sequence is MITIILLIIPLTSATFYHDVSTNNGLLTLKLDSVKIKLGYDRIIHKINLDEIGQNINYIEKLANNLNVTDHLQQTIQFKIKKAYEKLTGFYPKRAKRGLINALGNVIKFIAGNPDQEDLDLINQNLEMLETNSNKIIDNQIKQVKINNVLQATINKVSKTIRSIKEHVQSQDTIIRKDLELINLILNTDILIKTLEDLEEQIAFSKSNSLNKNILSMAEKDYILKFLESQHIVIKFEDEIYKFVRSVVSLQNNHIIIIVKLPIIEPNEYSLMQLEPVNVNGTRIDTSIRYVAKYQQSLYEQSERCFICDNSLPVNDGCISNILTNQKAKCPMHKQPERPIIREISVGTILIDTNKAVYILDSCGESQIISAPTIIETGNCTVTVQNVTFRSNSKTIHKSEYLTPIFGKEIETIKQKPDIEEIHQMNIENLEEIQRLKLHMISSQTLGGLAITSTILSIVIILCIRRYKSQTRSQPQQDKKEDIVTSQITNKKFDISSPEKQSERNSNRYPEGRANLPNEILPSGTQICPYQGIQKINRGHLTLRGETL